A window of Streptomyces sp. Je 1-332 genomic DNA:
CAGATCCTGTTGTAGCGGGAAAGGCCCTCGCGCAGGGATCCGGAGCCGAGGATGAGACGTGTCTGTTCCTTCTCGCGCTCCTCGATCTCCTGTGCCGTGTCCAGGACGGGGACGACCAGGTGGGCTGGGATCCGCACCACGCCGTCGCGGTCGGCGACGATGAGATCGCCGGGACGGATGTCGACATCGCCCACGACCACCGGCTCGTTGAGGGCGACCGTGCGGATCCGGCCGAGCGTAGTGGCGGGGACGGTGGAGCGTGCGTAGACGGCGAAGGAGGGGAAGTCCCGGTTGATTTCGGTGACATCGCGGACCCCTCCGTCCAGCACGCAGCCGGCCAGGTGGCGAGCCACCGCGCCGGCGGTCATCAGTCCTCCCCACACCGCGATGTCGGCGCCTCCCGCATCTATGCAGACGATGCTGCCCGCAGGGGACTCGTCGATCGCGTCCAGGGCGTGGGTGGGCGGCCCGGCCTCCGCGGCCGGTATCTCGCGGACGGTGACGGCCGGACCGACCAGCGTGCCTTCGCCCGGGGCGATCTGATGGATGACGCCCGCCAGGTATCCGCGCTGCCCGTGCTGTTCCACGGCGTCGGCCAGCGAGGCGGTGGTGATGGCACGGAAGGTCTTGAGTGTTTCCTCTGTGTAGGGGTTCGGGTCGTGCGCCGGTGATGTGTTGTTCTCAGACATGTGTGTTCTTCCTTCGGTGCTGGTGGGGCGGGCGGTCAGCGCCTCGACGGCGCGTTGCGTTGTCAGGCGGAGGTGGCCGAAGCCTGTGGGGAGGCGCCTCGTCGGTTCTCCTTGTCCCGGCCCAGCG
This region includes:
- a CDS encoding RraA family protein; amino-acid sequence: MSENNTSPAHDPNPYTEETLKTFRAITTASLADAVEQHGQRGYLAGVIHQIAPGEGTLVGPAVTVREIPAAEAGPPTHALDAIDESPAGSIVCIDAGGADIAVWGGLMTAGAVARHLAGCVLDGGVRDVTEINRDFPSFAVYARSTVPATTLGRIRTVALNEPVVVGDVDIRPGDLIVADRDGVVRIPAHLVVPVLDTAQEIEEREKEQTRLILGSGSLREGLSRYNRI